In a genomic window of Lycium ferocissimum isolate CSIRO_LF1 chromosome 9, AGI_CSIRO_Lferr_CH_V1, whole genome shotgun sequence:
- the LOC132031611 gene encoding uncharacterized protein LOC132031611, whose protein sequence is MAQTSFGLLAAVLLLLLVVLAEGGPPKQMKVKCQDRKFPNCYHKDLFCPVTCPRTCIADCNSCQPICVPPPLPPPKPRSPMQVRCQDKKFPSCYHKSFPCPANCPRACVADCASCQPVCTVSTPSSPPLPPTPPSTSGKRASCKDKLYPQCYRQEFQCPSDCPDTCEVDCVTCSPVCDCNKAGAVCQDPRFIGADGLTFYFHGKKDNDFCLVTDSNLHINAHFIGRRNENMKRDFTWVQSLGILFNNHKLFIGAKKTSTWNDALDRLDLAYDGQSIILPNREGAKWEPISSTQGVSITRNRDTNSVLIDVEGNFQIKARVVPITEKDSRIHNYGITEENCFAHLDLSFKFYSLSGKVNGVLGQTYGSNYVSRVKMGIDMPVLGGEKEFSSSGIFSTDCAVSRFSGTYQLDHGSSKEDIEYADLKCASGMDGKGVVCKR, encoded by the exons ATGGCTCAAACCAGTTTTGGGCTTCTCGCCGCcgtcctcctcctccttctggTGGTTTTGGCCGAGGGTGGACCTCCTAAACAGATGAAAGTGAAATGCCAAGATAGGAAATTCCCCAATTGTTATCACAAAGACCTTTTTTGTCCTGTCACATGTCCACGCACATGTATAGCTGACTGTAACTCATGTCAACCTATATGTGTTCCTCCACCACTTCCACCACCAAAACCTCGTTCGCCAATGCAAGTGAGATGCCAAGACAAGAAATTCCCAAGTTGTTATCACAAAAGCTTTCCATGCCCCGCCAATTGCCCGCGTGCATGTGTAGCTGACTGTGCCTCATGTCAACCTGTTTGTACTGTTTCAACACCATCATCCCCTCCATTGCCTCCAACTCCTCCTTCTACAAGCGGAAAGAGAGCCTCTTGCAAGGATAAGTTGTACCCTCAATGCTACCGCCAGGAGTTTCAATGCCCTAGTGATTGTCCGGATACTTGTGAAGTTGATTGTGTCACTTGCAGCCCTGTTTGCG ACTGCAATAAGGCAGGGGCAGTTTGCCAAGATCCAAGATTCATAGGCGCTGATGGACTTACTTTCTACTTCCATGGCAAAAAAGACAATGATTTTTGCTTAGTGACCGATTCCAATCTTCACATCAACGCTCATTTCATCGGTAGGAGAAACGAAAACATGAAGAGAGACTTTACTTGGGTACAATCTCTTGGAATTCTCTTTAACAATCATAAGTTATTTATTGGTGCCAAAAAAACATCAACATGGAACGATGCATTGGATCGCCTAGACTTAGCCTACGATGGACAATCAATTATCCTTCCTAATCGCGAAGGGGCCAAGTGGGAACCAATTTCAAGTACTCAAGGAGTCTCAATAACAAGAAATCGCGATACTAATTCTGTTTTAATCGACGTGGAAGGGAATTTTCAGATAAAAGCTAGAGTGGTACCGATTACTGAAAAAGACTCAAGAATTCATAATTATGGTATCACAGAGGAAAATTGCTTTGCTCATTTAGATTTGAGCTTTAAGTTCTATTCCTTGAGTGGGAAGGTAAATGGAGTTTTGGGACAAACTTATGGGAGTAATTACGTGAGTAGAGTGAAGATGGGAATTGACATGCCTGTTTTGGGTGGGGAGAAAGAATTCTCCTCCTCAGGTATTTTCTCCACTGATTGTGCTGTTTCAAGATTCAGTGGCACTTATCAACTTGATCATGGCAGCAGTAAAGAAGACATTGAATATGCTGACTTGAAGTGTGCAAGTGGTATGGATGGAAAGGGAGTTGTTTGCAAGAGATAA
- the LOC132031612 gene encoding uncharacterized mitochondrial protein AtMg00860-like: MEEHLKHLEVVLHLLRQNQLFAKRSKCEFSQPQVEYLGHIIAGDGVSTDENKVAAMVDWPQPVTLKELRGFLGLTGYYRKSFQELKQAMTVAPVLALPDFNKPFILEVDACNIGVGAKMQDEGDPSSKRHQGLSTYEKELIALSCDG, translated from the exons ATGGAGGAACATTTGAAGCACCTTGAAGTAGTGTTACACCTTTTAAGGCAGAACCAGTTGTTTGCAAAGAGAAGTAAATGTGAATTTAGCCAACCCCAAGTAGAATATCTTGGTCATATTATTGCAGGTGATGGGGTGAGTACTGATGAAAACAAAGTGGCTGCTATGGTTGATTGGCCTCAACCTGTTACTTTGAAGGAGTTAAGGGGTTTCCTGGGCCTCACTGGATATTACAGAAA ATCTTTCCAGGAACTAAAACAAGCTATGACAGTTGCTCCAGTGTTGGCTTTACCAGATTTCAACAAACCTTTTATTTTGGAAGTGGATGCCTGCAATATTGGAGTGGGTGCGAAAATGCAAGACGAGGGAGACCCATCGAGCAAGAGACATCAAGGGCTATCAACTTATGAGAAAGAGTTGATTGCCCTCTCTTGCGATGGATAA